The following are from one region of the Spirochaetota bacterium genome:
- the nifJ gene encoding pyruvate:ferredoxin (flavodoxin) oxidoreductase yields MTKKRVMKSMDGNMAAAHVAYAFTEVAAIYPITPSTPMAENTDKWAAYGMKNIFGDQVHVVEMQSEAGAAAAMHGSLQAGALTTTYTASQGLLLMIPNMYKISGELLPGVFHVSARSLSAHALSIFGDHADVYATRQTGFAMLATGSIQEIMDLGAVAHLSAIKGRVPFMHFFDGFRSSHEIQKIEVLEFDELAGLLDKDALERFRKNALNPNKPVTRGTAMNPDIYFQVREASNRWYDAIPDIVDEYMQHISRLTGRQYHPFVYYGADNPEHVLIAMGSVTETIHDVIDHLVSKGEKVGLLKVHLYRPFSEKYFSKAIPKSVKRIAVLDRTKEPGAMGEPLYLDVKNLFYQKKDAPVIVGGRYGLSSKDTTPGQILAVFENLKHSDPKDGFTIGIVDDVTFKSLPVTDDVDVVPEGTFSARFYGVGSDGTVSANKNSITIIGDNTNLFAQAYFAYDSKKSGGVTVSHLRFGEKPIRSTYLVTRPDFVACHVSAYMEKYDMLRGIKKGGTFLLNSIWDAEETKNRLPDTVKRTLAENEIRFFIINATQIAEDLGMSGRTNTIMQAAFFKVANVIAYEKAVTDMKNAIKKTYGKKGDDIVNLNNASVEKGGEKVMEVQIPAEWKNIVPKKKQSDEQLPEFIEKIVYPMNSLEGDLLPVSAFIDRADGTFPPGTSAYEKRGIAVNVPEWQSEHCIQCNQCAYVCPHAVIRPFLLNEKELKNMPVGTVTIEAKGKELDGLHYKIQISPLDCTGCGVCADVCPSKQKALIMKPLETQLAEAPRWEYFAHKVSIKDNLMSKTTVKGSQFAKPLFEFSGACAGCGETPYIKLITQLYGDRMMIANATGCSSIYGGSAPATPYCVNADGCGPSWASSLFEDAAEYGYGMFLGVGKMRNRIVIAAEKYLAGGASAELKSALKEWMEGKDDAEKSKAAAAKLVPLLEKDGGELAAEMLSFKDYLVKRSIWVFGGDGWAYDIGFGGLDHVIASGDDINLLVMDTEIYSNTGGQSSKATPTAAVAQFAAAGKRTRKKDLGLMAMSYGYVYVAQVAMGANQNQFIKALVEAEAYPGPSVIIAYSPCISHGLRAGMSKSQEESKRAVESGYWQLYRYNPMLEKEGKNPFVLDSKEPKFEQFREFLMGEIRYSSLQHEFPAAAEDLFKAAEDNARWRYKTYSRLAALDYSS; encoded by the coding sequence ATGACAAAAAAGCGGGTTATGAAATCCATGGACGGCAATATGGCCGCGGCTCATGTAGCCTATGCCTTTACCGAGGTCGCCGCGATATATCCGATCACTCCGTCGACGCCGATGGCGGAGAATACCGACAAGTGGGCGGCCTACGGCATGAAGAATATTTTCGGCGACCAGGTGCATGTCGTAGAGATGCAGTCCGAGGCCGGGGCCGCCGCTGCCATGCACGGATCGCTCCAGGCCGGGGCGCTCACGACAACCTATACGGCATCTCAGGGATTGCTGCTCATGATCCCGAACATGTATAAGATCTCCGGCGAGCTTCTGCCGGGCGTTTTCCACGTGAGCGCTCGATCCCTCTCGGCGCACGCCCTCTCTATTTTCGGCGACCATGCCGACGTTTACGCAACGAGGCAGACCGGTTTCGCCATGCTTGCCACAGGAAGCATCCAGGAGATAATGGACCTCGGTGCGGTGGCGCATCTCTCCGCCATAAAGGGCCGGGTTCCATTTATGCATTTTTTCGATGGGTTCCGTTCATCGCACGAGATACAAAAGATCGAAGTTCTCGAATTCGACGAACTGGCCGGCCTCCTCGATAAAGACGCTCTCGAGCGGTTCAGAAAAAACGCCCTCAATCCGAATAAACCGGTGACGCGCGGAACGGCCATGAACCCTGACATTTACTTCCAGGTTCGCGAGGCCTCCAACCGGTGGTACGACGCCATCCCGGACATAGTCGATGAATACATGCAGCATATAAGCCGCTTAACGGGCCGCCAGTACCATCCCTTCGTTTATTATGGGGCGGATAATCCCGAGCATGTACTGATTGCAATGGGATCGGTCACCGAAACGATCCATGACGTAATAGACCACCTCGTATCGAAGGGTGAGAAAGTTGGACTTCTCAAGGTTCATTTGTACCGGCCGTTCTCCGAAAAATATTTTTCCAAGGCCATTCCTAAGTCGGTAAAACGCATAGCCGTCCTCGATCGCACGAAAGAACCGGGCGCCATGGGCGAACCCCTTTACCTTGACGTTAAAAACCTGTTTTATCAAAAGAAGGACGCCCCGGTTATCGTTGGCGGGCGTTACGGTCTCAGTTCCAAGGACACCACCCCCGGTCAGATACTTGCGGTATTCGAGAACCTCAAGCACTCCGATCCAAAGGACGGGTTTACCATCGGTATTGTCGATGACGTCACCTTTAAGTCGCTTCCGGTCACGGACGATGTGGACGTGGTCCCGGAAGGAACATTCAGCGCGCGCTTTTACGGGGTAGGTTCGGACGGCACCGTCAGCGCGAACAAAAATTCCATCACAATCATCGGTGACAACACAAATCTTTTCGCACAAGCCTATTTCGCATACGATTCGAAGAAATCCGGCGGCGTCACGGTATCCCACCTGCGTTTTGGGGAAAAGCCCATCAGGTCCACATATCTGGTCACCAGGCCCGATTTCGTGGCCTGCCATGTTTCGGCATACATGGAAAAGTACGATATGCTGCGCGGGATCAAGAAGGGCGGCACGTTTTTACTGAACAGCATTTGGGACGCCGAGGAGACAAAAAATCGCCTTCCCGATACGGTCAAAAGAACGCTCGCGGAGAATGAAATACGGTTTTTTATAATCAACGCAACACAGATCGCCGAGGATCTCGGCATGTCTGGTCGCACCAATACGATTATGCAGGCGGCGTTTTTCAAAGTGGCCAACGTAATCGCCTATGAGAAGGCCGTAACGGACATGAAGAATGCCATTAAAAAAACCTATGGCAAGAAAGGCGATGATATCGTCAACCTCAACAACGCCTCGGTCGAAAAAGGCGGAGAAAAGGTGATGGAGGTCCAAATCCCCGCGGAATGGAAGAACATCGTTCCGAAGAAAAAGCAGTCGGATGAGCAACTCCCCGAATTCATCGAGAAAATCGTCTATCCCATGAACAGTCTGGAGGGCGATCTGCTGCCGGTCAGCGCTTTTATTGACCGTGCAGACGGTACGTTTCCGCCCGGTACCTCGGCGTACGAGAAACGGGGGATTGCCGTCAATGTCCCGGAATGGCAGAGCGAGCATTGCATACAGTGTAACCAGTGCGCCTACGTCTGTCCGCACGCGGTCATCCGCCCCTTCCTCCTTAATGAAAAAGAGCTGAAAAATATGCCCGTGGGCACGGTGACAATCGAAGCGAAGGGCAAGGAACTCGACGGACTTCACTATAAAATCCAGATAAGCCCGCTCGACTGCACGGGCTGTGGAGTCTGCGCGGATGTCTGCCCTTCAAAGCAGAAGGCCCTCATCATGAAGCCGCTCGAAACGCAGCTCGCCGAGGCTCCACGATGGGAATACTTTGCGCACAAAGTCTCAATCAAGGACAATCTGATGAGTAAGACCACCGTGAAGGGCAGCCAGTTTGCCAAGCCCCTGTTCGAGTTTTCGGGCGCGTGCGCGGGGTGCGGCGAGACTCCCTATATCAAACTCATCACCCAGCTCTACGGAGATCGGATGATGATCGCCAACGCCACCGGCTGTTCCTCAATTTACGGGGGCTCGGCGCCGGCAACGCCCTACTGTGTCAATGCCGACGGCTGCGGTCCGTCATGGGCCAGTTCGCTCTTCGAAGATGCCGCCGAGTACGGGTACGGGATGTTCCTCGGGGTGGGCAAGATGCGCAACAGGATCGTTATCGCCGCCGAAAAATATCTGGCCGGCGGGGCCTCGGCGGAACTTAAATCGGCGCTTAAGGAATGGATGGAGGGAAAGGACGACGCCGAGAAATCGAAGGCCGCCGCCGCAAAACTGGTTCCTCTTCTGGAAAAAGACGGCGGCGAGCTTGCCGCCGAGATGCTTTCTTTTAAAGATTACCTGGTAAAACGCTCAATATGGGTGTTTGGCGGAGACGGCTGGGCTTACGACATCGGTTTCGGCGGTCTTGATCATGTCATCGCCTCCGGCGATGACATCAATCTGCTGGTAATGGATACCGAGATATATTCCAACACCGGCGGCCAGTCGTCGAAGGCGACACCGACGGCGGCAGTGGCACAGTTCGCCGCGGCGGGAAAGCGCACTCGCAAAAAAGACCTGGGCCTTATGGCAATGAGCTACGGATATGTGTATGTAGCCCAGGTGGCCATGGGGGCAAACCAGAACCAGTTTATAAAAGCGCTGGTGGAGGCCGAGGCCTACCCGGGACCATCGGTGATTATAGCCTATTCGCCCTGTATCAGCCACGGACTTCGCGCCGGTATGAGCAAGTCGCAGGAGGAGTCCAAACGTGCGGTTGAATCCGGTTACTGGCAGCTCTACCGTTACAATCCGATGCTCGAAAAAGAAGGCAAGAACCCGTTCGTACTCGATTCGAAGGAGCCCAAATTTGAGCAGTTCCGGGAGTTTCTCATGGGCGAAATCCGTTATTCCTCGCTCCAACACGAATTCCCGGCCGCTGCCGAAGATCTCTTCAAGGCGGCGGAGGATAACGCGCGCTGGCGGTACAAGACATACAGTCGTCTTGCCGCTCTCGATTATTCGAGTTAA
- a CDS encoding Sua5/YciO/YrdC/YwlC family protein has product MQYRESGTIFLKKLKKNGSLPGEVIGRITESLSANALVLLPVDNIYAIAAIASPENEKRISRAVKNPHKLYVRLISSFRMLDDMASLSKKDYDFLNRVWPGEITVILKRKNAERVGETIGVRFPKSRFLQSIITTVDAPLIFSHLYRTFTKGALYKREDIEKACKGHVDRALIVDELCRKHPPATVIDISGQGISVVRAGRVSVEEIKSLFFLRKNEDEEF; this is encoded by the coding sequence ATGCAATATAGAGAATCAGGCACCATCTTTTTAAAAAAGCTTAAAAAAAACGGCTCCCTCCCCGGCGAGGTAATCGGCAGGATAACGGAATCGCTCAGCGCCAACGCGCTGGTTCTTTTACCGGTCGACAATATTTACGCCATAGCGGCGATTGCTTCCCCCGAAAATGAAAAGAGAATCTCCCGGGCGGTTAAAAACCCGCACAAACTCTACGTAAGACTTATATCGTCCTTTAGAATGCTCGACGACATGGCGAGTCTTTCGAAAAAGGATTACGATTTTTTAAACCGTGTATGGCCGGGCGAGATAACCGTCATATTGAAAAGAAAAAACGCCGAACGGGTCGGTGAAACGATCGGGGTCCGCTTCCCGAAAAGCAGGTTCCTTCAGTCAATAATTACGACTGTGGACGCCCCACTCATCTTCTCGCATCTGTACCGGACTTTTACGAAGGGAGCGCTATATAAACGTGAGGACATCGAGAAGGCATGCAAGGGCCACGTTGATCGGGCGCTCATCGTAGATGAATTGTGCAGGAAGCATCCTCCGGCAACCGTCATCGATATCAGCGGTCAGGGTATCTCGGTCGTGCGGGCGGGGCGCGTATCGGTCGAAGAGATAAAATCGCTTTTCTTTCTTCGAAAAAATGAAGACGAGGAGTTTTAA
- a CDS encoding DUF501 domain-containing protein: protein MVDYSYSDEDIGAIRRQIGRENIYAEGIVERCDYGYPRIMLLNPDAGGGEWNYDAVSNMLWLTCPCLNERIHDIEQAGYIEKIGNFILQNNSLKMKMESANAQMFFLRKRVCHSRPKATFPEEMRRVMNAGVGGARDTGSLKCLHAHFCHHRICSDNIAGLVTARLLDDRFNCGEVRCRNAI, encoded by the coding sequence GTGGTCGATTATTCTTACAGTGATGAGGATATAGGCGCAATTCGCCGCCAGATAGGAAGAGAAAATATTTACGCTGAAGGAATTGTAGAGCGCTGTGATTACGGATATCCACGGATAATGCTCCTCAACCCGGATGCCGGCGGCGGCGAATGGAATTACGATGCGGTTTCCAACATGCTCTGGCTGACCTGTCCGTGTCTCAACGAGCGCATCCACGATATCGAGCAGGCCGGATATATAGAAAAAATCGGGAACTTTATACTGCAAAACAATTCGCTTAAAATGAAGATGGAGAGCGCCAACGCACAGATGTTCTTTTTACGGAAGCGCGTATGCCATTCACGGCCCAAAGCAACGTTCCCGGAAGAGATGCGCCGCGTAATGAACGCGGGCGTGGGCGGGGCGCGGGACACGGGTTCGTTGAAGTGTCTCCACGCCCATTTCTGCCATCACCGTATTTGCTCAGACAACATTGCCGGCCTGGTAACGGCACGGTTGCTGGACGACCGGTTCAATTGTGGAGAGGTGCGTTGCCGAAATGCAATATAG
- the eno gene encoding phosphopyruvate hydratase yields the protein MTLISDINAREILDSRGNPTIEVEVELSSGVFGRAAVPSGASTGDHEAVELRDGDKKRYGGKGVLNAVKNVNETIFGALIEMDAMDQILIDTTLMELDGTPNKAKLGANAMLGVSLACARAVAETLGMPLYRYLGGVGSCELPVPMMNILNGGSHADSNVDLQEFMVMPAGASCFAEALRMGAEVFHALAKVLKARKYSTGVGDEGGFAPSLKSNEEPLELIMEAIAAAGYKAGSDIFIALDPAASEFYDETKKKYIFARSDKSERTGAEMVDFYEKLVGKYPIISIEDGHAQDDWESWKIMKDRLGGKIQIVGDDIFVTNTERIQRGIEMGVANSVLIKLNQIGTLTETIRAIEMTKRAGYTCVVSHRSGETEDTTIADLVVGLNLGQIKTGSASRTERIAKYNQLLRIEEELGESAAFGGRGVFYSIGKR from the coding sequence ATGACACTGATCAGCGATATCAACGCCCGGGAAATCCTCGATTCGCGGGGGAACCCGACGATCGAAGTCGAGGTCGAGCTCTCGTCGGGCGTATTCGGAAGAGCGGCGGTCCCCTCCGGCGCTTCGACGGGCGATCACGAGGCCGTGGAGTTGCGCGATGGAGACAAAAAGCGCTACGGCGGGAAGGGGGTTTTAAACGCGGTTAAAAACGTGAACGAGACCATTTTCGGCGCGCTTATCGAGATGGACGCAATGGACCAGATTCTCATCGATACAACGCTGATGGAACTTGACGGTACGCCGAACAAGGCAAAGCTCGGCGCCAACGCCATGCTGGGCGTGTCGCTGGCATGTGCGCGGGCGGTCGCAGAAACGCTGGGCATGCCCCTTTACCGCTATCTGGGCGGGGTGGGGTCGTGCGAGCTTCCGGTGCCCATGATGAATATTCTGAATGGGGGGTCGCACGCCGACTCAAATGTCGATCTACAGGAGTTCATGGTCATGCCGGCGGGAGCTTCGTGTTTCGCGGAAGCCCTGCGCATGGGGGCTGAGGTTTTCCATGCCCTCGCGAAGGTGCTCAAGGCCAGGAAGTATTCGACCGGGGTGGGCGACGAGGGTGGTTTCGCTCCGTCTCTGAAGTCGAACGAAGAACCGCTTGAGCTGATAATGGAGGCCATAGCCGCGGCGGGCTATAAGGCCGGGAGCGACATATTCATCGCGCTCGACCCCGCTGCAAGCGAATTTTACGACGAGACAAAAAAGAAATATATCTTCGCCCGCAGCGACAAGAGCGAGCGCACCGGCGCCGAGATGGTGGACTTTTATGAAAAACTGGTCGGAAAATATCCCATTATTTCCATCGAAGACGGGCATGCTCAGGACGACTGGGAGTCATGGAAGATAATGAAAGACCGACTCGGTGGAAAGATACAGATTGTAGGCGACGATATTTTCGTTACGAATACCGAGAGGATTCAGCGCGGAATCGAGATGGGAGTCGCAAACTCGGTGCTTATTAAACTGAATCAGATCGGCACACTGACCGAGACCATCCGCGCGATCGAGATGACGAAACGAGCGGGTTATACCTGCGTCGTTTCGCACCGTTCCGGCGAAACCGAGGATACGACAATCGCCGACCTTGTGGTTGGTCTCAACCTTGGCCAGATCAAAACCGGATCGGCGTCGAGAACCGAACGGATCGCGAAATACAACCAGCTTCTTCGGATAGAAGAAGAGCTGGGAGAATCGGCGGCGTTCGGCGGAAGGGGAGTGTTCTACAGCATTGGCAAACGGTGA
- a CDS encoding cytidine/deoxycytidylate deaminase family protein: MTARPSWDEYFMKIADDVSTRATCVRRRVGAIIVKDRRMLTTGYNGVPAGITHCTPETCLRTIYNVPSGERHELCRGLHAEQNAIIQAAYHGVSIKDAVIYITNQPCSICTKMLINSGIRTFIIRDPYDDALAQDMIREAGVEMIIFKG; the protein is encoded by the coding sequence GTGACCGCCAGACCGTCGTGGGACGAGTATTTCATGAAGATCGCCGATGATGTATCCACGCGGGCGACCTGTGTGCGCCGCCGCGTGGGGGCTATTATAGTCAAGGACCGGCGCATGCTTACGACCGGCTACAATGGGGTGCCGGCCGGCATCACCCACTGCACTCCCGAAACCTGCCTGCGCACCATCTACAACGTTCCATCGGGCGAGCGCCACGAGCTGTGCCGCGGACTCCATGCCGAGCAGAACGCCATCATTCAGGCGGCGTACCATGGAGTATCGATAAAGGACGCCGTGATTTACATCACCAACCAGCCCTGTTCCATATGCACCAAGATGCTCATCAACAGCGGAATCCGCACATTCATCATTCGAGACCCGTACGACGACGCACTCGCGCAGGATATGATCCGTGAAGCGGGAGTCGAGATGATCATCTTTAAGGGTTAA
- a CDS encoding DUF4185 domain-containing protein, translated as MTHRRSRAFAIISVSLFFLFACSRGTESLGVFGASRMESVLGQDGVTPIPFNDTLTMWTFGDTILGQWKGRVSASATFSEKADVHSMISNSLAFSPSISNENVRDLRFSFHREDGRVAQFLKLRPGERPERDRLWAVDGLRRGEDLYVYYFRIRITEPGKPFGFRMEGVGIAHWSVPPAWRPGQAIEFRRLPDLFAGGYPAFGASVIERSGMAYTIGQYIDRDGSSPVKLARSPLEGIDDPRAYEFLAADGSWVRAIDRAHGFFGDVAGECSLSYNENTGEYIIVYSRTGTGAIVVVRFREFASIVSAPALTVYDPPALPGGEGGPRAWYYSGKEIFSEGRDLYAVYMHPLEYQPYLVRIRLP; from the coding sequence ATGACTCATCGCCGATCAAGGGCCTTCGCGATTATATCGGTGTCGTTGTTTTTTCTTTTCGCCTGCTCACGCGGCACGGAGAGTCTGGGCGTATTCGGAGCGTCGAGGATGGAATCGGTCCTCGGCCAGGACGGCGTTACGCCGATCCCCTTCAACGACACTCTCACGATGTGGACATTCGGCGATACGATACTCGGTCAGTGGAAAGGCCGGGTTTCCGCGTCGGCCACCTTTTCCGAAAAGGCCGACGTGCATTCAATGATCTCCAACTCGCTCGCGTTCTCCCCTTCAATTTCGAACGAAAACGTGCGCGATCTTCGATTCAGTTTTCATCGCGAGGACGGACGTGTCGCGCAGTTTTTAAAATTAAGGCCGGGTGAACGACCGGAGCGGGACCGCCTGTGGGCCGTTGACGGCCTGCGGAGGGGTGAAGACCTGTACGTTTATTATTTCCGCATACGCATCACTGAACCGGGGAAGCCGTTCGGCTTCAGGATGGAAGGGGTCGGGATCGCGCACTGGAGCGTCCCGCCGGCGTGGAGACCGGGGCAGGCGATAGAATTCCGGCGACTCCCCGACCTCTTCGCGGGCGGTTATCCGGCCTTCGGCGCGAGCGTGATTGAACGCTCCGGAATGGCGTATACGATCGGTCAGTATATAGACAGGGACGGCAGCTCGCCGGTCAAGCTGGCCCGCTCGCCGCTTGAAGGTATCGACGATCCGCGCGCGTACGAGTTCCTCGCCGCCGATGGCTCATGGGTCCGCGCTATTGACCGCGCGCACGGCTTTTTCGGCGATGTGGCGGGCGAGTGTTCGCTGTCGTACAACGAAAACACGGGTGAATACATCATCGTATATTCTCGAACTGGGACCGGCGCCATCGTGGTGGTGAGGTTCAGGGAATTCGCTTCAATCGTTTCGGCGCCGGCATTAACCGTCTATGATCCGCCCGCGCTACCGGGCGGGGAAGGCGGTCCGCGGGCATGGTACTATTCGGGGAAAGAGATATTTTCGGAGGGTCGGGACCTCTACGCCGTTTACATGCACCCGCTGGAGTACCAGCCGTACCTTGTGCGGATACGGCTGCCTTAA
- a CDS encoding protein-L-isoaspartate(D-aspartate) O-methyltransferase, with protein sequence MQLLEKILKLGGSRLLALSVCICFVCSAGKEASLENLRDAMVKKQIESRGVTDKRVLAAMRSVERHRFVPDGQIGAAYEDHPLPIGYGQTISQPYIVALMSELCRLGGNEKVLEIGTGSGYQAAVLSLLAKEVYTIEIVEPLGKASALRLKNLGYANVSVLIGDGYAGWPEKAPFDAIMLTASPPKIPQTLIDQLAEGGILVAPEGEFNQELVVIEKRGGSITRRTITYVRFVPMVRGEKER encoded by the coding sequence ATGCAATTATTGGAAAAGATACTGAAATTAGGCGGTTCCCGCCTGCTGGCGCTTTCTGTCTGCATATGCTTCGTCTGCAGCGCGGGGAAGGAGGCTTCGTTGGAGAATCTCAGGGACGCTATGGTGAAAAAACAGATAGAGTCGAGGGGGGTGACCGATAAACGCGTCCTTGCGGCCATGCGCTCGGTGGAGCGCCACCGTTTTGTGCCGGATGGGCAGATCGGGGCCGCGTATGAGGACCATCCTCTGCCCATAGGATACGGACAGACCATCTCCCAGCCGTATATCGTCGCGTTGATGAGCGAGCTGTGCCGCCTCGGCGGAAACGAAAAGGTGCTGGAGATTGGAACCGGGTCGGGCTACCAGGCGGCGGTACTGTCGCTGCTCGCGAAGGAGGTTTATACGATAGAAATCGTCGAGCCGCTCGGAAAAGCCTCGGCCCTGCGCCTGAAGAACCTGGGTTACGCCAACGTGAGTGTGCTCATCGGAGACGGGTACGCCGGTTGGCCCGAAAAGGCGCCGTTCGACGCTATAATGCTTACGGCCAGTCCTCCGAAGATACCTCAGACACTCATCGACCAGCTTGCTGAAGGGGGCATCCTTGTCGCCCCCGAGGGGGAATTCAATCAGGAGCTTGTCGTCATTGAAAAGCGCGGAGGGTCGATAACTCGTAGAACCATCACGTATGTGCGTTTCGTACCGATGGTGCGCGGGGAGAAGGAGCGTTAA
- the ptsP gene encoding phosphoenolpyruvate--protein phosphotransferase: protein MQQIITGIIASPGIKIGKAYVYHGTNLIIPKYTVEPDQVDDELDRYRQTLAKTKADIKSIQVQISKSLSRDMADIFSSHLMVLEDPMITEKVVRNIRENRRNVEWVINDISMELIRSLSSIEDVYLRERIVDISDIHKRLINNLQNASAPSLPNIEKEVILFSADLTPSDTAMMNKKYVLAFVTDMGGRTSHTAIMARALEIPAIVGTLNGTSMVKDGQMVIVDALHGKVIIAPTAEQIDEYKRYQEDLLLLDAELAKLTHLPATTLDNEVCHIYGNIEMPEEMKVLKEHGAQGIGLYRSEFLFLDRALPDEDKQYAAYKKVLEFFKPMPVTIRTLDVGGDKIYAYYKTVKERNPFLGCRAIRFSLENVPLFRTQLRAILRASVYGNTRLMFPMISTVEEIIKSRNILYETMDDLRREKKEFDAEIPIGIMIEVPSAAINADRLAAHSDFFSVGTNDLVQYTIAVDRLSEKIAYLYNPLNLSVLRLLKHIVDTSTKYEIPLSICGEMAGEPRYTVPLLGLGFRNFSMGTAFMYQTKRIIRSVNISECEEVVEEMMKHDITEEIEKTLLDYLGRKFPTMLI, encoded by the coding sequence ATGCAACAGATCATCACCGGCATCATAGCCTCCCCCGGAATAAAGATCGGCAAAGCCTATGTTTATCACGGCACCAATCTCATAATACCCAAATATACCGTCGAACCCGACCAGGTCGATGACGAACTGGACAGGTACAGGCAAACGCTTGCAAAGACGAAAGCCGACATTAAATCCATACAAGTGCAGATTTCAAAAAGCCTCTCCCGTGATATGGCCGATATTTTCTCGAGCCACCTGATGGTGCTCGAGGATCCCATGATAACCGAAAAGGTGGTGCGCAACATCCGCGAAAACCGCCGCAATGTCGAATGGGTCATAAACGATATTTCGATGGAGCTGATCCGGAGCCTTTCGTCCATTGAGGACGTTTACCTCAGGGAGCGCATCGTCGACATCTCGGACATCCACAAGCGCCTCATTAATAATCTTCAGAATGCCAGCGCACCGTCCCTGCCCAACATCGAGAAGGAGGTCATACTGTTCTCGGCCGACCTTACCCCTTCCGATACGGCCATGATGAATAAAAAGTATGTGCTCGCTTTCGTCACCGATATGGGGGGCCGCACCTCGCATACCGCCATCATGGCGCGGGCGCTCGAGATACCGGCGATCGTCGGCACCCTCAACGGCACCTCCATGGTCAAGGACGGACAGATGGTGATCGTCGACGCCCTTCATGGCAAGGTCATAATCGCGCCCACCGCCGAACAGATCGATGAATACAAAAGATACCAGGAGGACCTCCTTTTACTTGACGCGGAACTGGCCAAGCTCACGCACCTGCCGGCCACAACGCTCGACAACGAGGTCTGCCACATATACGGCAACATCGAGATGCCGGAAGAGATGAAGGTGTTGAAGGAGCACGGGGCGCAGGGTATCGGCCTTTACCGCTCGGAGTTCCTCTTTCTCGACCGGGCGCTTCCCGACGAGGACAAACAGTACGCGGCCTATAAAAAGGTTCTGGAATTTTTCAAGCCCATGCCGGTAACCATACGCACGCTGGACGTGGGGGGCGACAAGATCTACGCCTACTATAAGACCGTTAAGGAGCGCAATCCCTTCCTCGGATGCCGTGCGATCCGTTTCAGCCTTGAAAACGTGCCGCTGTTTCGCACCCAGCTCCGCGCCATACTTCGGGCGAGCGTGTACGGGAACACCCGGCTCATGTTCCCCATGATTTCCACCGTCGAGGAGATCATCAAATCGCGGAACATCCTTTACGAGACCATGGACGATTTGCGCAGGGAGAAAAAGGAGTTCGATGCCGAAATTCCCATAGGTATAATGATAGAGGTCCCTTCGGCCGCCATAAACGCGGACCGCCTCGCCGCCCACTCGGACTTTTTTTCGGTGGGCACCAACGACCTCGTCCAGTACACAATCGCCGTCGACAGGCTTTCCGAAAAAATAGCCTACCTGTATAATCCCCTCAACCTGTCGGTGCTGCGCCTTCTCAAGCATATAGTCGACACTTCGACAAAATACGAGATACCTCTTTCCATCTGCGGCGAGATGGCCGGCGAACCCCGCTATACGGTCCCGCTCCTTGGGCTCGGTTTCAGGAATTTTTCCATGGGAACGGCATTCATGTACCAGACCAAGCGCATTATCCGCTCCGTAAATATAAGCGAATGCGAAGAGGTGGTCGAGGAGATGATGAAGCACGACATTACCGAGGAGATAGAAAAAACCCTGCTCGATTATCTCGGCCGGAAATTCCCGACCATGCTTATCTGA